A region of the bacterium genome:
ACTGTTGATAAAAATAGATGTCCTCAAAACCATAAATGTCCGGCTGTAAAAGTTTGTCCTGTTAATGCTATTTCTCAGGAAGGCTTTAAACTTCCTGTTATTAATAATGAAGTTTGTATTGAGTGTAAAAAATGTATAAATTTTTG
Encoded here:
- a CDS encoding 4Fe-4S binding protein: MMITVDKNRCPQNHKCPAVKVCPVNAISQEGFKLPVINNEVCIECKKCINFCPMRAIQDI